CTTAGCCCGGAACGTTTGGGATGGGATGGGATGGGATGGGTGACAGGGTAATTTTCACACAGCTATTCTTAACACAGATACTCTTACACAGATACTTTACACTGATTTTCTTACACGGAAATGCTGCTTGCAGAAATGATGCTCCGAAATGATGCTCCAAAATGTTGCTGCAGAATGTTGATGCAGAAATGCTGATGCAGAAATGCTGATCCGGATTTTTTTCAGACGCACACACACTCACATACTCACACACTCACATACTCACCTACCCCCACACTCAAACACTCAAACACTTACACTCCGCACGGCAACCACCTATTACCTGGCTTTGCAAACGAGATTGTATGCTAAGAACGAGCGTAAATGACGAACTTTCAGGGCTTCAGAAAGTCAATCCAGGCACAGGAGTCGCCTTTGGAGAAGAACCCTTTATGAGCGGAAATCCACGTGCGGGTGATTTGCACTGTGCGGGAGATTTACACTGTGCGGGAGAGATCCCTGCCCGGGGGGTCTGCTGATGGCATTTACAAAATCCCTCTCCCTTGCCGATCATCTCCATCCCTATCTTGAGTCCTACCATGCAGAAGGCCGATCCATATCGGCACTCGCCTCCCGCCTCTTCACCGAGTACTTCACCGGGACATCGGGGATTTCGGGAATATCAGGAGTATCGGGGGTATCAGGAGTTTCAGGAGTATCCAGGAGTAACGAAGATGATGAGAATGTTCTGGCAGGGAAGATTGCCGACATCAGGTACAGCCTGATACAGCAGGATCTTGACCGTGTCAGGGCTGATCTTGCTGCCATCGAGCAGGAGCTGAACCAGGCCAAAACCACCTTCCAGGCGGTGGCAGAGCAACGCAACGCCCAGAGACACCAGCAGGAAACCCTGCTCCTGAAAGAGATCGACCGCGAATTTGCGGACCTCACAGCCAATGGAACGGCTGTGGCAGCCAGGGAGGCTGCGGGTGCACGTGTCAGTGCAGGTGCAGGGGGAGGGACTGATCCAGGCGTACCTGCTGGCCCGGATCCTGGCATCAGAAAGAATGAGGCGGGCCGCTACCGTGCCTGGGCCCGTGGCCTCCACCTTGAGGGATCTGATCCCATCAGCATCATCAACCACAGAATCGCCGCCATCGCCACCCGCACGGGCCAGCCATCAGCCGAGGTCAGGGAGGCACTGTACCGGCACCTGCCGGGGATCGAGGAGGTGATGTGAGGGGAGGGGGAGGTATGATGAAGGGGTGGAGGGGTTACGAAGAATATCGGTTCGTTGCCGGGTGGTTTCACTTCGAACACTTTTCAACCCCATTTACCCCTTATTTCAAAATCAAACCGAAATCCTTGTTGCAGTGACATTTCGGAGCAATATTTTGGCACCCCTGATCCCGATTTTCACCCTCGCAATGTAGCCCATTTGATGTTGCCGGGTAGTTTCACCAAAGCCATTATTCCAGCTCATTTAAGCTGGTTTCAAATTTTAACGGAAATCCTTGTTGCACAGAAATCTCCTTTCGGCAATTCCACATTACCATCTCAGTTTTCAACCACACAGTGCAGCCCTTTTTTTGTTGCCATTTAGTTGCCGGGTAGTTGCAGATGAACCATTAATTCGCCCATATTCCCATCTTTTTCAAAATTCAAGGAGATTCCTTGTTGCAGGAAAAATTCCACCAGTTTTTTCCCTCTTAATCATCACGTTTGCCGGACTTCCGGACTTGTGTTGTGGTTCTATTTGACGGGTATTTGACAGCCATAGAAAGAAAACGCTGATTCAAGCTCTAATCGCGGATACAAGCAATTCTGTATTTGATGGGTATTTGACGGGTATTTGACAACCATAATGCGAAAAGGTCATTTCAAGCCCTGATTTCAAATCAGAGCAAAATTGTATTTGATAGAGAGAGTGATAGCCAGAGCAGATGACAGGCTTTTGATAGTGGAAACAATATGATAGTGGAGTCCATACAGACCAACGGTCAGAATAGTGCATGGTCACAAGTGATTCCGAATTTGAGCAATACTTCGCATGGAATGAGAAATCAAAGTCTTTATCGTTGGTGGAGAGAGAGTAATCCTTCAGAATACCCAATAAGTGAGTGTATCGCAGATCCACACTGCAAGATCCGTCCTGACGATCATTTTCATTGTCCAGCTGTGGCATACACTTCATACATACAACCCGTAAGAAAAGCTCAGAACAAACTTCCATTAAACCAGGTAGCAAATCCATGAACCATAACGGAAATCATATCGAATCACGGCTCTGGGCAGCAGCCGATGAGCTGCGTGCCAACTCCAGGCTGAAGTCATCTGAATACTCAGTTCCTGTTCTCGGGCTCGTCTTCCTCAGGTATGCTGACCACCGGTTCCAGGCAGCAGCAGCAATGATAGAAGGCGGGGGGAGCGGAAGCAAAAGCGTTGGCAGGAGCCGTCGGCGGACAATTGGCCCTGACGATTACAAGGCACAAGGTGTTCTCTTCCTGCCTGAGGAGGCACGATTTGGGACGCTGATGAGGCTCACGGAGGCATCCAATATCGGAGAAGCGATCAACGAGGCGATGCGGGCAATTGAGGTTCATAACCAGGATCTGAAGGGAGTGCTCCCCCGGAACTACAACCGCTTCGAGAATGCATTATTGATGGAACTTCTCAAGACCATGAACTCGATACCGATGGATATCGAGGGAGATGCGTTCGGGAGGATCTATGAGTACTTCCTCGGCAATTTCGCACGGGCAGAAGGACAGAAAGGCGGGGAGTTCTTCACCCCGCTCGCACTTGTCCGGCTGATCGTCGCCATCATCGAGCCGTTCCATGGGAGGATCTATGATCCCGCCTGCGGGTCCGGCGGTATGTTCGTCCAGAGTGCCCGGTTTGTGGAGGAGCACCGGAAAAATCCGGGATCTGATCTGAGCATCTTCGGGCAGGAGAAGGTCGAGGAGACCGTCCGGCTCGGGAAGATGAACCTCGCGGTCCACGGCCTTTCAGGGGATATCCGCGAGGGGAACGCCTATTATGAGGATCTCCACAAATCACCCGGCAGATTTGATTTTGTGATGGCAAATCCCCCCTTCAATGTTGACCGGGTGGATAAGGAGCGGCTGAAAGAT
The Methanocalculus natronophilus genome window above contains:
- a CDS encoding class I SAM-dependent DNA methyltransferase, with the translated sequence MNHNGNHIESRLWAAADELRANSRLKSSEYSVPVLGLVFLRYADHRFQAAAAMIEGGGSGSKSVGRSRRRTIGPDDYKAQGVLFLPEEARFGTLMRLTEASNIGEAINEAMRAIEVHNQDLKGVLPRNYNRFENALLMELLKTMNSIPMDIEGDAFGRIYEYFLGNFARAEGQKGGEFFTPLALVRLIVAIIEPFHGRIYDPACGSGGMFVQSARFVEEHRKNPGSDLSIFGQEKVEETVRLGKMNLAVHGLSGDIREGNAYYEDLHKSPGRFDFVMANPPFNVDRVDKERLKDDPRFPFGLPRVDNGNYLWIQIFYSALNENGRAGFVMANSASDARSSECDIRRQIIADRAVDVMVAVGSNFFYTVTLPCTLWFFDKAKRKTDRADQILFIDARHIYTQVDRAHRDWTPAQIEFLANIARLYRGEAAENLHESADLMAEHFPDGTYIDIPGLCKVATIEEVEAQGFSLNPGRYVGVKAREEDDFDFRERLEELNEELELLTLEARELEERIAENVGKLLEGE